The sequence below is a genomic window from Haloferax mediterranei ATCC 33500.
GTACTCATCGAGGCGACGCCGACCACGCTCGGTGACGCCGAACCGGGTTTCTCGCACGTCGAGCGCGCGCTGCTCGACGACCGCCACGTCGTCTTGGCGAACAAAGGTCCCGTGGCGGAGCGCTACGCCGACCTGCGCGCCCTCGAAGCAGAAAGCGAGGGTCGCGTCCAGTTCGAGGCGACGGTTGGCGGGGCGATTCCGGTCCTCTCGACGATTTCTGACCTCGGCGCAGGTCACGTGACTGCCGCACGCGGTGTCCTCAATGGGACGGCCAACTTCATCCTCTCGCGCATGGCCGCGGAAGGACTCGACTACGAGCACGTCCTCGCGGAGGCACAGGACCTCGGTGTCGCCGAGGCGGACCCGTCGTTCGACGTAGACGGCATCGACGCCGCTCTGAAGTTCGTCATCCTCGCAAACGTCTTGAGCGACGGCGAGACCGAGTACCGTCTCGATGACGCCGAGGTGGAGGGTATCCGGAACGTTCCCGGAACCGCTCTCGACCTCGCCGCGGAGGACGGGCGCACGGTCCGACTCATCGGTGAGGCGACCGCCGATGGCGTCCGCGTGGCTCCGCGGTTGGTGCCACAGGGGTCGACGCTAGCCGTCACGGGCACGCAGAACATCGTTCAGTTGGAGACGAAACACGCTGGTCAACTGAACATTAGCGGCCGCGGAGCGGGTGGTCCGGAGACGGCAACGGCTGTTTTGTCGGACGTTTCCCGATTCGAGTAACGGCTTTTCTGGCCTGTAGGGGCCACCTCGCGGTGTTTCGTCACCTGCTGTCGTTCACCATTTCGAGAGTATGGTATGGTTCCGCAAATCGCAGTACGGCGCTTAGACGGCTCGTAGAGCGTATCGAAATCGTTTTAGGGGTTTCAGCAAAAACACTCCCCACAGAGCGCCTTAGCGCGTGAATACACCAATGAGCGACAAACCCCACCAGAACCTGGCCATTATCGGCCACGTCGACCACGGTAAGAGTACGCTCGTCGGCCGACTCCTGTTCGAGACCGGCTCCGTCCCGGAGCACGTCATCGAGCAGCACCGAGAGGAGGCCGAGGAGAAAGGCAAGGGCGGATTCGAATTCGCCTACGTCATGGACAACCTCGCAGAAGAGCGCGAGCGCGGTGTCACCATCGACATCGCCCACCAGGAATTCGACACGGATGAGTTCTACTTCACCATCGTCGACTGTCCTGGCCACCGCGACTTCGTCAAGAACATGATCACCGGTGCTTCGCAGGCTGACAACGCGGTCCTCGTCGTCGCTGCTGACGACGGTGTCGCGCCGCAGACCCGCGAGCACGTCTTCCTCGCCCGCACCCTGGGCATCGGCGAACTCATCATCGCAGTCAACAAGATGGACGTCGTCGACTACAGCGAAGACAAGTACAACGACGTCAAGGAGCAGGTCACCCAGCTCCTCAAGCAGGTCCGTTTCAACTCGGACGACGCGACGTTCGTGCCGATTTCCGCCTTCGAGGGCGACAACATCGCCGAGCGCTCCGACAACACCTCCTGGTACGATGACGACATCCTCCTCGAGGCACTCAACGACCTGCCGGCACCGCAGCCGCCGACGGACGCGCCGCTGCGCCTGCCCATTCAGGACGTTTACACCATCTCCGGCATCGGTACGGTTCCTGTCGGACGTATCGAGACGGGTACCCTCAACCCCGGCGACAACGTGAGCTTCCAGCCCTCTGACGTCGGCGGCGAGGTCAAGACCGTCGAGATGCACCACGAAGAAGTCGACCAGGCTGGTCCTGGCGACAACGTTGGTTTCAACGTTCGTGGCGTCGGCAAGGACGACATCCGCCGCGGCGACGTCTGTGGCCCGGCCGACGAGCCGCCGAAGGTCGCCGAGACCTTCCAGGCGCAGGTCGTCGTCATGCAGCACCCCTCGGTCATCACCGCTGGCTACACGCCGGTCTTCCACGCCCACACGGCGCAGGTCGCGTGTACCATCGAGTCGATCGACCAGAAGCTCGACCCCGCGTCGGGTGAGGTCGCTGAGGAGAACCCGGACTTCATCAAGTCCGGCGACGCTGCTATCGTGACCGTCCGTCCGCAGAAGCCGCTCAGCATCGAGCCGTCCTCCGAGATTCCGGAACTCGGCAGCTTCGCTGTCCGTGACATGGGTCAGACCATCGCGGCCGGCAAAGTGCTCGAAGTCAACGAGCGATAACGATGCAACAGGCACGCGTTCGGCTCGCCGGCACGAGTCCGGAAGACCTCGACGATATCTGCGACGACGTCCGCGAGATTGCAAACAAGACGGGCGTCAACCTCAGCGGGCCGATCCCGCTGCCCACGAAGACGCTCGAAGTCCCCGCCCGAAAATCGCCTGACGGCGAGGGGACGGCTACGTGGGAGCACTGGGAGATGCGCGTCCACAAGCGTCTCATCGACCTCGACGCTGACGAACGCGCTCTGCGCCAGCTGATGCGCGTTCAGGTTCCGAACGACGTCAGCATCGAGATCGTCCTCGAAGACTAAGCACACGGTTCTGTCCGGTCTCTCGGACATACCGTTCGTGACGGTTCGTCCGTCACACTCGCGGCTGTCGAGGCGCGCGTCCGGAGGACTCTGCCTCCGAGCTGATTGTCAGCGCTAAGGCGCGTGTCATCTCACCTTCCATTCGACACGCCGGAAGCCACACGACTGCACGACCACCCGATGGAACGGGATGCTATTGCATGCCCGGCTACCGACGAAACATAGGGTATAAGTGTATCCCACGACTCCGTGGGAATGAGGGCTCGTAGATCAGTGGCAGATCGCTTCCTTCGCAAGGAAGAGGCCCGGGGTTCAAATCCCCGCGAGTCCATTTCCTTCCGTTCACTACGTTCACTCCAGTCAATGGACTCGCTTGCCCCCACGAACTCGCAGGCTCGTTCGTGGGGACCCCGCGAGTCCACTGCGTTCTGACGACGCTATCTATCGAGATGTGAGTTCCGACCGCGAGAATCAACTCAAGAGCGGAACGACGAAATATAGGACGATAGCAACACGCTCGACCCGGACTTAGGGGCCTTGACTGGTGAAGGGGAGGTTTGATGGACCGCTATCACGTTACCGCCGTTGGAGATTCCGGCTCTGGGAAGACACCTTCCTCCGAGAGGTACACGACACGTTCTCCGGACTCTCCATTTGGACCGGACGCCGGAGATATCTCCGGGCGTGACCCCAATGATATGAGAGAAATTTTTGTGGCTTAAGGGGCGAGACTCCCATCCATCTTCACTTCCACCGAAACCACCACTTTCACTCCGCTCTTGGCGGACCCTCTTTACACGCCCGCCCGACGGCAAGGATATGCAGACCGGACACGGAACGCCCCCGTCGGACCCGACTGCGCTCTTCCACGATATCGTCTCAACACTCCGCGAGACGCGCTCTGGAGTCCACCAACACCGGATGGCACAGACGCTCCTCCAGAAGGACGCGAGCGGGTCGCGCTTGGTTGCGCTTATCGACGATGCCGAACGTGCAGTGTTCTTCAATCCCGCCTCGCGGACGTTGGAGGCGGTTCCCTTCGACCGCGACGGAACACACGAATCAGACGCCAAATCGCTCTCACAGCGATTGAGCGACCCGACAGCGTGGGTGGAGACGCACGCGGCGTCGCTTGAGTGGGTGCACCCGCACTATCGGTGGGCGTGCGGGATGAGTCGCGAGGACGAGTAGGTCCGTATTTTCGAGACAACTCGAGTCCTCTCGATGAGGACGATGTCACGTACGAAGTATCCCTGCCGTATTCAAGGATAGACTAGTGTCACCATGTGAGCAGAATTACTATATTCAATAACTCTGAACTACATATTCATGGCTGGCACGATTAAAGCACTGCACGTAGATGACGATCCGGCTTCTACGGACCTGACTGCGGAATTTCTCGAACGCGAGAACGAGAATCTCAGTGTGGTGTCAGCAACCAGTGCGGAAGAGGGGCTGTGTCGGCTTGCCGAGACCGACATCGACTGTGTCATTAGCGACTACGACATGCCCGGTCAGACAGGAATCGATTTTCTCAAAGCTGTCCGCGAAGAGTATCCCGACCTCCCGTTTATCCTGTTTACTGGGAAAGGTTCGGAAGAAGTTGCAGCCGATGCAATCTCCGCCGGAGCGACTGATTACATCCAGAAAGAGACCGGTACCGGTCAGTACACGGTGTTAGCCAATCGAATCACGAATACCGTCGCACAATACCGTGCACGCCGCCAATCTGAACGTGCCAACCGCCGGCGCCGCCAGACGCTCACGCGAATCACTGACGGATTCGTTGAGATGGATGCCGACTTCACAGTCACAGACGTGAACGAACAGACTGTGGAACTGACGGGACTCGCGCGCGAGGAACTCATCGGTAGCAACTACCAGGACGATATTGTCGAGGGTGACTCGGATGCATCGTTCGAAGAGTACAAACACGTTCTCGCCACCGGAGAGGCGCGTACCATCGAGGCTCGATCAGATATCAACCCGAATCGGTGGGTCGAAGAGCGGATTTTTCCCACCGAGGCCGGAGACGGTATCTACGTCTACTTTCGGGACATCACCGAACGCAAACGGCGAGAACAGAAACTCCAGGCACAAACCAGACGGCTCCAGGGCGTTCTCGATAGCGTGCAGGCCGCACTCTGGATGCGAGACACGGACAGCCAGTTCATTCTGACAAATCAGAATTTCCGAGAACTATTCGATATCGATGACGAGCGAGACGTCACTGGAAAACGGTTAGATGAGTTGTTCGATGCGGAACTCGTCGAGTTGTTCAGGACTACTGACGAGCGTGTCTCGTCGTCCGGCGAACCACTCGAGAGAGAAGAGGCGATTGAGACGGGAGACGGCACGAAGGTGTGTCTCCTGAGACTCACACCGCTTTTCGACGACAACGGCGAGGTACTTTCGACGGTCGGTGCTGCCGTGGATATAACCGAACGAAAGGAGCGAGAACAGACGTTAACTGCCCTCCATAGAGCCGCACAGAAAATCGAGCAATCGGCTGACGAGAGCACGGTATACGAGACGCTCGTCGAAACTGCCGAAAACGTGCTACATTTCGACCTCGTCACGGTTGACATCGAACGAGACGGGTACCTGATTCAGGAGGTATGGAAACCTAACAGCCGCAAAGTGGAGTACTACGAGCGGACACCTATCGAAGCGAACGAAACGGTCGCCGCGCAGGCCTACAATCGTCAGGAGACAATCGTCATCGACGATCTCAGAACGACTGACATCACGCCCGCCGACCCCGACTATCGGTCGGCAATCACAGTTCCTATCGGAACGTTCGGGACGTTTCAGGCGGTGCTGAGTGACGTCGGTGCATTCGATGAATCTGATCAGGAGTTCGCCGAACTGCTCGTCGATCACGCTCGGGTGAAACTCGCCCAGCTCGATGGCACGTTGGAACGCCGAGAGTAACTGCGGCGAAGCGGCGGTCGTTCCCGCTGTAAGGTTGACGTTACTCCTCTCTCGATGTTACTCCCCCCGCGTTCTCAGAGAATCGTTCGGGTTCGTCTACAGAAAAGGCAAGTCAGTGTGTCCGACCGTGAAGAATTATACACGCTCCGCGCACACCCACACCCATGAACGACGAGGAACTCGACGAACTTCGGTCGTCACTGACGCCC
It includes:
- a CDS encoding homoserine dehydrogenase; protein product: MTLRLAVLGAGAVGGSVLDLASTYGHEVVAFADSSSSVTDSTGLDPETVRARKERDGIVGDADPDAVFDTNYDVLIEATPTTLGDAEPGFSHVERALLDDRHVVLANKGPVAERYADLRALEAESEGRVQFEATVGGAIPVLSTISDLGAGHVTAARGVLNGTANFILSRMAAEGLDYEHVLAEAQDLGVAEADPSFDVDGIDAALKFVILANVLSDGETEYRLDDAEVEGIRNVPGTALDLAAEDGRTVRLIGEATADGVRVAPRLVPQGSTLAVTGTQNIVQLETKHAGQLNISGRGAGGPETATAVLSDVSRFE
- the tuf gene encoding translation elongation factor EF-1 subunit alpha, with protein sequence MSDKPHQNLAIIGHVDHGKSTLVGRLLFETGSVPEHVIEQHREEAEEKGKGGFEFAYVMDNLAEERERGVTIDIAHQEFDTDEFYFTIVDCPGHRDFVKNMITGASQADNAVLVVAADDGVAPQTREHVFLARTLGIGELIIAVNKMDVVDYSEDKYNDVKEQVTQLLKQVRFNSDDATFVPISAFEGDNIAERSDNTSWYDDDILLEALNDLPAPQPPTDAPLRLPIQDVYTISGIGTVPVGRIETGTLNPGDNVSFQPSDVGGEVKTVEMHHEEVDQAGPGDNVGFNVRGVGKDDIRRGDVCGPADEPPKVAETFQAQVVVMQHPSVITAGYTPVFHAHTAQVACTIESIDQKLDPASGEVAEENPDFIKSGDAAIVTVRPQKPLSIEPSSEIPELGSFAVRDMGQTIAAGKVLEVNER
- the rpsJ gene encoding 30S ribosomal protein S10, coding for MQQARVRLAGTSPEDLDDICDDVREIANKTGVNLSGPIPLPTKTLEVPARKSPDGEGTATWEHWEMRVHKRLIDLDADERALRQLMRVQVPNDVSIEIVLED
- a CDS encoding PAS domain-containing protein, whose product is MAGTIKALHVDDDPASTDLTAEFLERENENLSVVSATSAEEGLCRLAETDIDCVISDYDMPGQTGIDFLKAVREEYPDLPFILFTGKGSEEVAADAISAGATDYIQKETGTGQYTVLANRITNTVAQYRARRQSERANRRRRQTLTRITDGFVEMDADFTVTDVNEQTVELTGLAREELIGSNYQDDIVEGDSDASFEEYKHVLATGEARTIEARSDINPNRWVEERIFPTEAGDGIYVYFRDITERKRREQKLQAQTRRLQGVLDSVQAALWMRDTDSQFILTNQNFRELFDIDDERDVTGKRLDELFDAELVELFRTTDERVSSSGEPLEREEAIETGDGTKVCLLRLTPLFDDNGEVLSTVGAAVDITERKEREQTLTALHRAAQKIEQSADESTVYETLVETAENVLHFDLVTVDIERDGYLIQEVWKPNSRKVEYYERTPIEANETVAAQAYNRQETIVIDDLRTTDITPADPDYRSAITVPIGTFGTFQAVLSDVGAFDESDQEFAELLVDHARVKLAQLDGTLERRE